CGGTTTTACACGGTAACGAAAAACCGACCAAAGAACAAATTGAAGAGATTAGGCGTGCCGCAAAAATGCCCATTGTATACGATGAAGATTGCCCGCCCTTAACCAAGGAGCAAATAAAAGAGTTTGCACGCATAGCCAAAGAACAGCGCAAACTTCGAAAAAAACAGGTAGTAGCAATCCGGCTTTCACCTGAAACCGCTGAAAAAGTCAAAGCCCTAGGTAAAGGCTATAGCTCCGTATTAAGCCGTATTATTGATGAGGCCTTTCGAAACCCCGAACTCCTGCAAAAATGTTTATAAAGCGGTAATGAATGATTAAAGGAAGGATTGGGCGCTGACGGGATCGAACCGCCGACATTCTGGGTGTAAACCAGACGCTCGTACCAGCTGAGCTAAGCGCCCAATGACATGGATAATATTACAAATCACAAAAAATGTCAATACATATTTTGTAAAAAAATGAAGTTTTTTGCCGCAGTCTTATCGCTTCTTTTTGAGTTGTTGATTTAATTTTACAAGCCCCGGCACCGGCTGAGGCTTAATAAATTTTATAAACTTAAAGGGATGTATATCTATTGCATTTGAATACCAGCCGCCTATGGAGTAAATATCTATAATATTTACGCTTAACCTATAGGATATCGGAATAATCACGCTCTCTCTCAGCAAGAGTTCTTCTGCCTTGCTTAATATTTCGTACCGTTTTTTAAAGTCTTTTTCGGCGTGGGATTTGAGGATTATTCTTTCAAATTCCTGATTTTTCCAGTCCGAGTCATTGAGGTTGGAATTAGGCCGGAACATCTCCAAAAAGGCCAGAGGGTCTGCGAAGTCTCCTATCCAAGTGATTGTTCCCAAATCATAATCATTTGATTTTAGGCTGTTATAATAAGCGTTAAAAGAAATAAGCTTAACTTCGGTTTTTACCCCTATTTTTGACCATGCGGCCGATAGAATTTCGGCTAATTCTTGATAATATGTATTTTCGGGGATTTTAATTACTACCTTTTTTTGTTCTTCGTTTAAATTAAGCTTATTTATGATTTCTTGGGCTTTTTGCAGGTTATATTCATTTACACCCTGAATTTTGGGGTAGCCTGCAAGGGGAAAAATCAAAGTTTCAGCCTTTATAGGATAGCCCTTGCGTAATTCCTCATATGGAACAGCTAAAAGAAGAGCTTTTCTAAACTCTGCCGCCTTAATATTCGGAGATGAAGTCTTAAAGAAAAAATAATCCGTTGCAAAAAGAGGGTCTATATTTACACAACGCTGATCGCCTATTTTAGAAATCACATCACTTCTTGAAAGCCAATGAATCTTCCCTATATTGAATTTTTCGATAGCTTCTTCCTTGCTTAAATCGAGGAAGAGGTTTATTTGAGGAATTTGAACATTATCCTTATCCCAATAGTGTTCGTTTTTTACCAAAATCAGCTCTTTTTCGGAAAATTTTTTTATCCTATAGGCACCGCTTGATATGGGTTTAAAGCTGTCCCTTAATTTTTCTATTCTTTCTATGTTAGAAAATTTTAAGGCTGCTTCAAGTTGGGAAGTTTCAACTGCTGAAAATGCATGATGGCATAGAATGTTGGGAAGGTGCTCAATTTCGGTATTTGTGGTTACTAAAAGAACTTGCCCACTTTCGGCTTTTATTCCGACTTGATTTTTATTTTTTAGTTTTCCGTTACGGTAATCGGCAGCTCCGTCTATGCAGTCCAAAAGCGAAGCATATGGATGGTTGCCTGCGGGGTTTAAAAGATTCAGCCATGAATCAACAAAGGTTTGAGCCGTTATGGGCTTTCCGTTTTCAAACTTTGCATCCTTTCTGATTGTAAAACGCCACGTTCTTCCGCCTGAAACACTGTGCTTTTCGGCAAGTGCCGGAACCGGCTGCAACGTATAAGGATCGTATACAAAAAGGCCTTCACAAAGGGCCGTTAAGATTTGGGCTTCTCCCGCATCGAAGGCCGTATGAGGGTGAAGCATTGGTATCCCTGAAGTTATGGAAATATTCAGTTCTTTTTTTTGGTCTTCTTGCGAAAACAGGCAAAAGGATAATAAAAACAAAAATAACGTAAATAGTTTATTCTTCATATAGCGGATATTATATTGTTTTTTTTATTATTATTCAATCGGATTATATTTTAGATAACCCCAAGTTTTTTCATTTGGTTTACTTCTTCGCTGAGAGCTTGATATTCGGCTCGGTATTGGTTTGCCTTTATAATCGAATTTGTAATTGTTGTAATTTCTATCTTGATTCCTCTTATTTTACTTCTAAGTTCCGGTTTTACGTTTTTATAGAATTCGTCAAGCCCTCCAAGCTGTTTTAGGATTTCATTGCTGTCGCTTATGTATTTTGTGAGGCTGTTAAAAAGAAACTCGTTCGGCATTGTTTTTATTTTTTGATTAACAGCCGAATTCGGCATTAAAATACTTTGAAATAAGGCTATTTTTTGAAGCACTTCTTTTTCAAAAACGGAATAGTTAATTGTTTGTTTTTTTGTATTTTGATTGATATTATCGGTAATAATGATTGTTATATGTTTTTCAGGAGGCTCCAGTTTTAGTACCTGCCTAAGAATTTGTGCTAATTTTTTAAATATCGTATTTTCAGCCTTGTATACCATTTCTTGATTGGACTTTATTTTTTCCAATGCTGCTTTTAAATGAGGAGCTGAATTTGAAAGAACCCTTAAGCCTGATATTAAAATAGGCCTGTGATTGACTTCCTGATTTGAAAAAAAGCTTTCCTTTGGTTTAACTTCAAGGCGGGATAGAATTTCCTGTTGTAATATGGCCGAATCGTCACCGTAATCTTCTCTGATTATTTCGACTATTAGATCCGTGTAAAAAGGCTTTTTTCTGAA
The DNA window shown above is from Treponema denticola and carries:
- a CDS encoding BrnA antitoxin family protein; the protein is MAIVTSVLHGNEKPTKEQIEEIRRAAKMPIVYDEDCPPLTKEQIKEFARIAKEQRKLRKKQVVAIRLSPETAEKVKALGKGYSSVLSRIIDEAFRNPELLQKCL
- a CDS encoding peptide ABC transporter substrate-binding protein, whose product is MLHPHTAFDAGEAQILTALCEGLFVYDPYTLQPVPALAEKHSVSGGRTWRFTIRKDAKFENGKPITAQTFVDSWLNLLNPAGNHPYASLLDCIDGAADYRNGKLKNKNQVGIKAESGQVLLVTTNTEIEHLPNILCHHAFSAVETSQLEAALKFSNIERIEKLRDSFKPISSGAYRIKKFSEKELILVKNEHYWDKDNVQIPQINLFLDLSKEEAIEKFNIGKIHWLSRSDVISKIGDQRCVNIDPLFATDYFFFKTSSPNIKAAEFRKALLLAVPYEELRKGYPIKAETLIFPLAGYPKIQGVNEYNLQKAQEIINKLNLNEEQKKVVIKIPENTYYQELAEILSAAWSKIGVKTEVKLISFNAYYNSLKSNDYDLGTITWIGDFADPLAFLEMFRPNSNLNDSDWKNQEFERIILKSHAEKDFKKRYEILSKAEELLLRESVIIPISYRLSVNIIDIYSIGGWYSNAIDIHPFKFIKFIKPQPVPGLVKLNQQLKKKR